The Brassica rapa cultivar Chiifu-401-42 chromosome A10, CAAS_Brap_v3.01, whole genome shotgun sequence genome segment GGGATGGCCGAAAGCTTCCATCTGTTTCCCTCGCTTAGCCAAAGTCCTCTCTCTTTTGTGGGCGTTTTGGTGACCGCCAAGGGCTTGTGAGCTGTAGAACGTTCTTTGACAGTAGTTGCATGAGAAAAGCTTCTGCTCAGTGGAAGTTGACCCTTTATGACTCGGAGTGGCTACACTCGCGTCTAAGTTGTCGATGAGATTGAGTTCTTGATTGAGCTGTGGTTGACTATAATCATATTCTGCTAGCATAAGGTCGAGCTTTATGCCTTCCTCTCCTGGTTTTTGGTCATAGTCATCTTCTTCTGCGTCTATGTTGTAATGCTCTAGGCTCAATGAAAGAGTGTTGGATGTGGAAACGATGCATGAGGAATCAGATGGCTTTGGCTCGTCCCTGGAGGCATCCATGAGGTGATTGGGTTTTTTTTCTCAGAAGATGATACTACATAAGGAAAGAGTACTTGCTAGAAATGCTTTTGGGTTTTTAATATAAGTGGAGAAAAGTAGTaagaagatgagagagagatgggtttggtttggttttgctgacacacaacacacacacaaagacaGAACAAAACACTTGAAGCTGATTGGAACTCCACCATCTAATACCTGTGTTTATCCCTTTTATAGGAGCCAACTTTCACTTCACATCAACCTTTTTATTTGTCTGCTTTCTACTTTGATAGACAAACCTCTGTTCTCTATTATGcattattttactttatttatttttttcttcttcttctctatgtCTTATGCCCTTATATGCTTAATAGTTCTTCAACTTACATGCCATATATTTCACCCCAAAAAAACTTACATGTcatatatgttttcttataGTTTATAACTGTGCTTGATATTTATCATCGAGTGGACCATTGTGACCAGGATAAATCTGGCTCTGATTGATAGATGAGTTGTTTCCTATGGACAGATTCTCATAGGGGCCAGGGCCAACCGGCCAACTCGTCTTCTTATGGTGTATATAGCGTATATGCAACCGCGGATATATGTGTAGAAAATATTACTAAACCATCATTGGTGACCCATCTTTCAAATGTGTGATTGAATATGTACAGTGTTCAGTTTTTGTGTAAACTAATGGatattttttagaatattttgtaAGAGGAAGAAAGGAGATGAGGGGGGGAACAAGACAAAAGAAAGCTTAGCAGTTCCAAAGATTTTCCAAAAAACTGGGACCGGTTTTATTTGTTTGATGAAACACAACCTGTTGATGGAGTAGATGAAGATGACAACAAGTGATAATGAAATGAAAAGGATGCTCAataacaagagagagagagagagagagagtggacCAAGTGATAGTATTCAGGTATGTTTGATGTTTCTGTGTACTTTTGAAACTTTGAGAGGAAAGTGGACATATCTGTTTCCTTTTAGCTTTCTACTGTTGATTTCCTTTGCTTATCTGTCTCTCTTTTGTACTCTTTCTACTCTTCCTTTTGATGTTTGCTTCATATTCACTCCTCTCCTCTTTATAACCATTGGAATCCTTAATAGTTACCCGGATTTTACGGTGAAGGGGTTTCATATCCACAGTACCTATCTATATACACATTCTACTTCACAGTGACTCACTGACTGCCACTTTTATATGATTCTTCGTGTAGTTTTTCTCGTGCCATATATAGTTTCTAAATGGCCTTAGCAATATGTCAAATGCTTGTGTTGAAACCAGGATTACATTATTTGTTTCCTATTATTGATCATGGATATTTGTGTGTTTGGATCCatgtataattattttgatcatttctACTATGCTTTACTTTCCGCTTGAATGCTATTGTATGTATTAAGGGACATTAATTATCACTTTCTGAATAGTGAATACTTTAGTTTTTGGAGCCAACTCTGCTGTCCCAACGCACTTGAGAGTTCAGAACTGAATCTATTTTCCTTTGGAAATATGTATACTTTATCAAGTATAATTTCTCATAACGTTTCGTCTTAATTACTCGACATCATTTGTAAATATCTAGTGATATCTAGCACTaacattttttctttctgtGGATTAATAAAGGTTATTAATAAAGGTCATTACTAACAAAATATTAGTCAATAATATTTAATGCGACGAAAGAGAATTACAAtataaactctataaattaataaacatgttaattaataaatttattcggTTCCAAACTGGACCActtcaaaatatgacacaaatcgataaaataataaaataataatttttagaaaattctatgtaaatatatagtaccattaaaattatataagattTATATAAGTACAAACAATTTTACATTCACAAAAAAGTTCATCTCTATTTTTTAAtacttcaatatattttgataatatttagtaaaattatatctaaaattatatttaaattctataaaacatattttgtatGCACTAAATAGTATAATAAAAACGATATGAAagtcaaattttaaaaacttaattaatatatacacGAATAATAAAccattttcttattatttaaaaatatattctaatataaaaaaaatctttaatttttttgtaaattaatagttttataaattaaatttttttatagttctgataatatttatttatagagtTTGTATGTAGTTCGCTCCTTGTTAGTGATAGAAGATAATCAATGGTTTGTCATagagtattaattaaaaatgaatatagtttggctttttacaaaaatattgaagtcCAATAAATTGTTCTGGTTTGGGTGGGGAAACAAAGTGTAACGACAACACGTCTCATCTAGGGTTGGAGATAAGAATCTTtgatatgtttatatttttccaAGCTTTAGCTTAAATTAATACTTAGTggaaaccaaaaataaataaataaaaatgtgtagtaaaatccaaaaatgtaaTAGTTAGGAGTTAGGACAAGTAGTTTTAAGTATGTTGAGTCTTTTGTTGAATGCGACCTATAATTGGTGGGTCCAATGTTACAAACTTAAGAAATAGGGAACCTGATTCGGAGAATCAATTTTGTTTGTGTTAAAAGATATAATTGTTAGTTaatcattaaaattaaatatttgatttcacTATTAAACGACAGTGGCTAGTGTTTTTTATctgtattttttgttttcttcagtgagaaactcaATCGTAAACTACTCCATAAACTGCAAGATGAAATCCTGATCACATGATGTTGTAACGAAAGGATACGGTCATTTATATTTCTAATGACACTgagaaaaaacaagaaacatgaTGAAAAAGGGGAAGACGAAAGACTTGGTGCAGGGGAAACACACCCCCACATGAATGATTACAAATATAACATTGTTTATGTAATCAGTAATCACAAATCAAATAAATCTTTTTAGTAAGATCTCATATGTCTCTTCCAGAAATATTCAGAACATCCCTTCCAAATTACATCTTACCCTTGCTTACCAATTTGtgatgaataattaaaaataaaaatatccataatCTTACCTTTTCCACAACAGAACAAACTAACAGCAAAGTATACGAGTGCTTGACAGCTAAATCAATCAGAAAATGGGATTGAAAGTTTAggcttttgaaaaaaattaaattttcatcTTATCTAAACACTGATGATCCCTACTTTTAAGGGTTGAGAAAtctgtttattttgtttgttaatgGATTGAAAATGTTTATGGCTGTATAGCATCCATGAAGCCAAATAATTACACATTTGACTTTTTCTAgtatatatttaagtatttaaccaaagaaataaaaagattataaaactaaataaccGATGAAAAACCAGCAAAGCAGTGATATGTATCATTGCAAATAAGTGTAGATGGGGGGAGTATCTTGCTTTGTGCTGGGAAATGGGAACACTCAAACAAAATGACGGCTTCTTTCTTGTTAATACACAAAAGAAGAGGTGGCTTAACTTTGAACTTTTGAAGCAATAAACACGTGCTGCTGATTAGTTACATGATCCAATCCAACTATTCAAAGCACTCTTTCATGGAATACGTtagaaatcttaaaaaaaaaactaatcgtTATAACTAGGGTTGGCACTGATATATTGCTGGTACAAAGCAATTTGATAAACATGCAAGGCCTTTGAATATCATTTCTCTTATCCATTCCTAactaaaattactaaaatcatTCACAAAGTACTAAAACAAATATATCCACAATTATATGAGTTGATTACACAGGTTTTTTAGACTAGAAGAATGTTTAGAGTACTCGAAGAAGAGTTGTCTAAGAGACATGTTTGTAAAACTTATTAAGCACATCTAATTTATTAGACGAACATGAAAAAATGTAATCGTTAGATGATAATGCCACAGgcctttcttctccttctgatGACCAGTGATCAAAGCCCACAAAACGACCAAATCAGAAGCCAAGTATACAAATAAAGGTCCAATGAGAGCCCACAACTACAGGCCCAATTCAGACACCAAAGaatgttaaaacttaaaaggtCGTCTTGACTATACACCAAATGCCTTTTTTTTGTCTTACAGTACGCTACTGTTAGAACTTGCTGCTGCTGTAGTACTTGATAGAATGATAGGATGGCTACTATTGCTTTGTTTCTTTTACAGTTCCACTCATGTTCTTCAGGTGTACATAATATgatgataataataaataagtccTTGAGCTTTCCTTCAGGTTATTGAGCATTTATATCACACAGATCCGCATTTGACATGTTTTACACACTCGTTTACGGACTAACTACAAAAGACACATACTCTCCCTTCAACAGAAACCAAATTTTGCAAATCCAATTCCAACGCAGAGTAAGTTGCATCAAGATGGAAAAAGCAACCGCTGCAAGAGACTGTTCACTTAAAATGTCAcattggtaaaaagaaaaataaattataatttggagttttatttattaatgaaACGGGGTAGCTGAAATGATATACATTCAGAAACTCAAAGCTAAAACATTAACAACAACCCCTCCTCATTTGATCAAAGAGGTTTTTTCTTtcctgaaaagaaaaaaaacaaaaaaaaacaaagacacAACAATCACTTGCTAAAACCAATTTACACAAACACAAAGTCTAATTGGTCTCACACACTCACAAAGACTAAAAAACCTAATGCAAATCCCCTCGAAACTTAATTAGCAACATtactagtagtagtagtagtagaatCTTCCACACCTAGACCATACAACACTCCGGTGTACTTCTCAGTCGACCCAGGGAAATAACGCTCCTTGAGCTTCCTAAACGAGCCTAACGTGAGCAAGCTATCCGACCCAGCCTGATGACAAATCCCAACTCTCTCCACACCCATAAGCTCCGCAAGCCTGTTCAGCCCTCCGAAAAGCCCGTTGCAGAAAGTCATCAAGTACTTAATATCGTAAACCGTGGGGAAATACACAAACAACATCTTGAAGAAATCCGCCTGCCTGAGAGGCAGCTCCTTGCAAGTCAGAAGCTTCACCAAATAACCAAAATCATAACCGCCATGAAAAGTAATCCACGAGATCGAATCGTTCAGCACGATCCCCGACGACATCATCAGCTCCCCGAACCGAACCACATCGATCCCCCTCTCGACGTTCTTTTTGAAATCGATCCCGCACTGGCGCAGCAGCTCGATGGACTCGCTAGCGTAGATGTCTTCGCCTATGTTAAACTCGCGGAAGTTGAACTGCCAGATGCAGAACTTGTCGGTGCCGCAGGTGGGGAGGTTGCCGTCCTCGTCGGAGAAGGTTAGACCGAGCTGGATCAATTTTAGGAGATCCACGTTTTCTTTGAGGGTGCGGTAGTTGAGATCGTTGTTATACTTGAACGTTTCAACGGGTTTGAGGACCACGCCGGGGAACTCGGTGTCCATGGCGATGAAGGGGTACTTGTCGACGATCTCGCGGATCAGCGCGAATTCCTCGACGAGGTTGTTGTTCCAGACCTCTCGAATCATTATCGAATCTTCTTTGAGAGTCTCCGCCATAGGAATCACAGATCTGATAATAACACAGCATACGGACAACAAAACCTGTACGGAGATCGGTAGATCTGagataaaaaagagaaaataagaAACAGAAAAAATAACAAACGAACCGTAACTGTTAAACAGATTCAGGCAGGGTGGAGTGTAACGTAACGTACCTCAGATTAAGCAATAACAGATGTTCGAAAACGAACAGATCTAGAGGATACGCAGAGGAGTTCTCGGACAACGGGGAGAGAGGGTAGGTTTTGAGGATAAATAAAGAGAGGTGTGTGAACCAACTTAAACGATGTCGTTTTTGTTTGTCCGATGGAAGGTTCGTTACGACGACGTTTTACCGTGCGCCTTCTTACATCAATCATTACGTTTTGGAGGGGCCAGTTTGCCAATTATTATATCCGTATTGTCCGTTCTTCAGTtttgtaataataattttatttatgtttcttaAATAATTGAGGGTGATGATATTTTGATATGATAaccatttattttttaatgtgcATCACGGAAATTCCGTTCGTTTCTAACTTCCATGATTTTTCTTCACTTTTCAAACAGTATTAATTGTCTTTGTTTTCATGCTGCAATTAAACTATTGTAAGAGTCATATTGTAAAATCTTGTTATATTGAACGTATAGAAAAATCATAGCCGGTTTTAAATGAACACTTGTTTTAGTCCTAAAACTATAAACAACTGTTCAATGTAGATTTTGTAGTTTTAAAACTatgaaattatcaaaaataatcttaaaatatttatggattCTTAAATCTGAAAGCTACccatgaaaaaataatattcattaGAATGCATATATACTGAATTTTGTTCGTGTTAAAAGTTATAGTCTAGTCAATCTAGTTGTTATACATTTTCTTttgctaaaaatatatatttggggAGTGATTGGTTGGGATGTAAGAAGTgactttagttttaattttcatctacaaccttaaatattatcaatcatgctttatcttggtttttaaagctacaaccaaaaaattaaaactatatcaaaaacacacaaaaaatgattgtagacatcttattttctaaagccccatttttttagctgtaggaaattttaaagctacatcacttaaagctaaatcaaaaatcCTATAGACAAAATGctaaagtaaattttttataGTTACAACCCAACCGATCACCCCCTTGTTATATGATTGACTTTGTTGATTCGTATACACGCATATGTACAAGACGTTTCATCCAGATACATGCACCCATTAAACAACTTGTTGCTAACAACATTTTCTCTCTTCAATaatcatattctttttttttattgaatgaaTTCAATGTCTGTGGGTAATCCAAACCATAAAATGTTATAGACACCAATCTTATCTGATTCATGACGATTTATAAACTCTTTGTTCATGCAGATAATCATTCTAGATCAAAAAAACATGTAGTATATCATACTTTCATCAAAGTTAACATGTTCATAAAAATCCGTAAAGCGATTCTCCAACTCAAACGAGTGCCAATAAATTGAACAAAGAAGACAATTATTAATGAGAAAAAGAATGATAAAGGAATATTGATTCTGATCATTATTAATACGGAGTCAAGGGCATCATCGTGCTTCCCACTTACCCTGAAGCATAATCTGCACCTTTGTaataattaattcattttttcatataaatacatctttttttttggtaaaaatataaatacatctTAATACTTACTTACAGTCAACGCATGtaatttattagaaaataacAAGTTATGATTCTGCTTCTTGTCTATTCTCCATCTCCATCATCTACGACAATTCTCCATATAAAAAGTGTCTGAATTCAACACATTCACCAAAATCAAAGATTCTGCTTCTTGTTGTCCAGTAATAACTGATGCGTAATTGTTTGCTGGCCTGAGTGTAGATAACAATTACCGTTgatgacaaaaacaaataaacggCAACACGGGCTATATATGCCTGATTTCTTATGAGTTGGACATAGGCCCAGGTATTTTACCCCATAACCAAATCTGAACCTGAATCTGATTCGaataatccgaaccgaaatttcAACCAAAGTAATAAACTATGATTGTTATTGAATGAGTGTTTTTTC includes the following:
- the LOC103846763 gene encoding zinc finger protein 3; translation: MDASRDEPKPSDSSCIVSTSNTLSLSLEHYNIDAEEDDYDQKPGEEGIKLDLMLAEYDYSQPQLNQELNLIDNLDASVATPSHKGSTSTEQKLFSCNYCQRTFYSSQALGGHQNAHKRERTLAKRGKQMEAFGHPYGYAPVPFHGQYSNRSLGIQAHSMSHKLSSYNAFGAGEYGQFSWSRTPLVQQPAIGRLSSTIENRHQMMFPPPLTSTCENFGRFGAGTIPVDSEEEQQKNLDLSLKL
- the LOC103846764 gene encoding probable CCR4-associated factor 1 homolog 10, with protein sequence MAETLKEDSIMIREVWNNNLVEEFALIREIVDKYPFIAMDTEFPGVVLKPVETFKYNNDLNYRTLKENVDLLKLIQLGLTFSDEDGNLPTCGTDKFCIWQFNFREFNIGEDIYASESIELLRQCGIDFKKNVERGIDVVRFGELMMSSGIVLNDSISWITFHGGYDFGYLVKLLTCKELPLRQADFFKMLFVYFPTVYDIKYLMTFCNGLFGGLNRLAELMGVERVGICHQAGSDSLLTLGSFRKLKERYFPGSTEKYTGVLYGLGVEDSTTTTTSNVAN